A portion of the Hoylesella buccalis ATCC 35310 genome contains these proteins:
- the mobC gene encoding conjugal transfer protein MobC — translation MAQEDDLRALGKVMDFMRGISVIFLLINCYWFCYEAFQEWHFTLGIINKILMNFQRTTGLFSSILWTKLFCVVFLALSCLGTKGVKEEKITWPKIWTVLFSGFVFFFLNWWLLALPIGKIGAASLYIFTLSIGYIFLLMGGVWMSRLLKNNLMDDVFNTENESFMQETRLMENEYSVNLPTRFYHKKKWNKGWINVVNPFRASMVLGTPGSGKSYAIVNNYIKQQIEKGFAMYIYDYKFPDLSEIAYNHLLNHLDAYKIKPQFYVINFDDPRKSHRCNPINPAFMTDISDAYESAYTIMLNLNRSWIQKQGDFFVESPIILLAAIIWFLKIYENGKFCTFPHAIEFLNRPYAQIFPILTSYDELANYLSPFMDAWEGGAQDQLQGQIASAKIPLSRMISPALYWVMTGDDFSLDINNPNEPKVLVVGNNPDRQNIYSAALGLYNSRIVKLINKKKQLKSSVIIDELPTIYFRGLDNLIATARSNKVAVCLGFQDFSQLTRDYGDKESKVIQNTVGNVFSGQVVGETAKTLSERFGKVLQQRQSMTINRSDKSTSISTQMDSLIPASKISNLTQGMFVGAVSDNFDERIDQKIFHAEIVVDSGKVSAEMKAYQPIPVIANFINEDGSDNLKETIEANYRKIKQEILTLVDSEIERIKNDPSLQHLIKE, via the coding sequence ATGGCACAAGAAGATGATTTAAGGGCATTGGGTAAAGTCATGGACTTTATGCGGGGCATATCCGTGATATTCCTCCTGATTAACTGTTATTGGTTCTGTTACGAGGCTTTTCAAGAGTGGCACTTCACGCTCGGTATCATCAACAAGATACTCATGAATTTTCAGCGCACGACAGGATTGTTTTCGTCTATCTTATGGACAAAACTTTTTTGCGTGGTATTTCTTGCCTTGTCCTGCCTTGGGACAAAGGGCGTGAAAGAAGAGAAAATCACATGGCCAAAGATTTGGACGGTGCTTTTCTCCGGCTTTGTCTTTTTCTTTCTCAACTGGTGGCTGTTGGCATTGCCCATAGGAAAAATTGGAGCGGCTTCGCTCTATATCTTCACGCTCTCCATTGGCTATATCTTCCTGCTGATGGGAGGTGTATGGATGAGCCGACTACTCAAAAATAACCTGATGGACGATGTTTTCAATACAGAGAACGAGAGTTTCATGCAAGAAACCCGATTGATGGAAAATGAATACTCGGTAAACCTTCCTACACGCTTCTACCATAAGAAGAAATGGAACAAGGGTTGGATTAACGTAGTCAATCCGTTCCGTGCCTCAATGGTGCTCGGTACACCGGGTTCTGGTAAGTCCTACGCTATCGTGAACAATTACATCAAGCAGCAGATAGAGAAAGGCTTTGCCATGTACATCTACGACTATAAATTTCCCGACCTTTCCGAGATTGCTTATAATCACCTGCTAAATCACTTGGATGCCTACAAGATAAAGCCGCAGTTCTATGTAATCAATTTCGATGATCCGAGAAAGTCGCATCGCTGCAATCCTATCAATCCTGCCTTTATGACAGATATATCGGACGCTTACGAGAGTGCCTATACGATTATGCTCAATCTCAACCGCTCGTGGATTCAGAAGCAGGGTGATTTCTTTGTGGAATCGCCGATTATTTTGCTCGCTGCTATTATCTGGTTTCTGAAGATATATGAGAATGGGAAGTTTTGCACCTTTCCGCACGCCATAGAGTTCCTGAACCGACCCTATGCGCAGATATTCCCGATACTCACTTCCTACGATGAACTTGCCAATTACCTTTCACCCTTTATGGACGCTTGGGAGGGCGGAGCACAAGACCAGCTGCAAGGGCAGATTGCCAGTGCCAAGATACCACTTTCCCGTATGATTTCACCAGCCCTTTATTGGGTGATGACGGGTGATGACTTTTCACTCGACATCAACAATCCCAATGAGCCGAAAGTACTCGTGGTCGGCAACAATCCCGACCGCCAGAATATCTATTCGGCAGCACTTGGTCTGTATAATAGCCGTATCGTGAAGCTCATCAATAAGAAGAAGCAGCTCAAATCGTCTGTGATAATCGACGAGTTGCCGACTATCTACTTTCGTGGGTTGGATAACCTTATTGCTACTGCACGAAGTAACAAGGTGGCGGTATGTTTAGGTTTTCAAGACTTCTCACAGCTTACTCGTGACTATGGGGACAAGGAGAGTAAGGTAATTCAGAACACGGTGGGTAATGTGTTCTCCGGGCAAGTAGTTGGGGAAACTGCCAAGACACTTTCCGAAAGATTCGGCAAGGTGCTTCAGCAACGGCAGTCCATGACCATCAATCGAAGCGATAAGTCTACTTCCATTTCCACACAGATGGACAGCCTTATCCCTGCATCAAAAATCAGCAACCTCACCCAAGGTATGTTTGTAGGTGCAGTTTCCGATAACTTTGACGAACGTATTGACCAAAAGATTTTCCATGCGGAGATTGTGGTGGATAGTGGCAAGGTCTCAGCCGAGATGAAAGCCTATCAGCCCATACCTGTGATAGCGAACTTCATAAACGAAGATGGCTCCGATAATCTCAAAGAGACCATCGAAGCCAACTATCGTAAGATAAAACAAGAGATACTAACGCTTGTTGATTCGGAAATAGAAAGAATTAAAAATGATCCTTCATTGCAGCATCTGATAAAAGAATAA